A single window of Desulfuromonas sp. TF DNA harbors:
- a CDS encoding DUF3373 domain-containing protein, whose translation MRKLLILLIAALLAVPSVAMAAESVDELQRKIQEMTLELNELSKRVDKTERHTALDRISWYGDLRVKADTLHYKDVTRSQGVFFDFADFGARAMGGEFGDPGDPASPIAKFVTAFPQQANTFFTGGYAPQDFFIIAAPEKSDINNDILYTTRLRLGMKAKVWENVNFSGRLSMYKNWGDSTGSKVFDSWNSFTMDGTNGGNTTGDWVRVERAYFDWKDIGGSNFYLSIGRRPSTYGPPSQYRENEMRGGTPSGHLVHFNFDGITIGYKLGKHTGVEGQVVRFCYGQGFESEWGNGELFNEIDTDDVHLGGFNIDAINDGTNFLQFTLFRAEDVTDGFKGVIAFPSQFAQQLAPTMWQDLQNFPNFNFVTRVQPSTNIGDIMLGGVGFTREEMNGVNWFASLGWTRTDPNGKAGMFGGLLSDPVYQAALVPDPAGGEMIMPMVTATPSSNDEEDGYSVYVGVQVPAPLGKFGLEYNYGSRYWTPFTQAQDDVVGSKLATRGHAGEAYYIFDINPNMFIKVGAIYYDYKYTGSGSPVGAPVKIEDVQDGTAASILPAVDEVWDGYASLTVKF comes from the coding sequence ATGCGTAAATTACTTATTCTTCTGATTGCGGCTCTGCTCGCCGTCCCCTCCGTCGCCATGGCGGCCGAGAGCGTCGATGAGCTGCAGAGGAAAATCCAGGAGATGACCCTGGAACTCAACGAACTCAGCAAGCGCGTCGACAAGACGGAGCGGCACACAGCCCTCGACCGCATCAGCTGGTACGGCGATCTGCGGGTGAAGGCCGACACTCTTCATTACAAGGACGTCACCCGATCCCAGGGTGTCTTCTTCGACTTCGCCGACTTCGGCGCCCGGGCCATGGGTGGGGAATTCGGCGACCCCGGCGACCCGGCCTCCCCCATCGCAAAATTCGTGACCGCCTTCCCGCAGCAGGCGAACACGTTCTTCACGGGAGGCTATGCCCCCCAGGACTTTTTCATCATCGCCGCCCCTGAAAAATCCGACATCAACAACGACATTCTGTATACCACCCGGCTGCGCCTGGGCATGAAAGCCAAAGTATGGGAGAATGTGAATTTCTCAGGCCGCCTCTCCATGTACAAGAACTGGGGTGACTCCACCGGCTCCAAGGTCTTCGACTCCTGGAACTCCTTCACCATGGACGGCACCAACGGCGGCAACACCACCGGCGACTGGGTGCGGGTCGAGCGGGCCTACTTCGACTGGAAGGATATCGGCGGCAGCAACTTCTATCTCTCCATCGGACGCCGCCCTTCCACCTACGGCCCTCCCAGCCAGTACCGCGAAAATGAGATGCGCGGCGGCACCCCCTCCGGCCACCTGGTGCACTTCAATTTCGACGGCATCACCATCGGCTACAAGCTCGGCAAGCACACCGGAGTCGAGGGGCAGGTGGTGCGCTTCTGCTACGGCCAGGGCTTCGAGTCCGAGTGGGGGAACGGCGAACTCTTCAACGAGATCGACACCGACGACGTCCATCTGGGCGGATTCAATATCGACGCCATCAATGACGGCACCAACTTCCTGCAGTTCACCCTCTTCCGGGCCGAGGACGTGACGGACGGCTTCAAGGGGGTCATCGCCTTCCCCAGCCAGTTCGCCCAGCAGCTGGCCCCGACCATGTGGCAGGATCTGCAGAACTTCCCCAACTTCAACTTCGTCACCCGCGTCCAGCCGAGCACGAACATCGGCGACATCATGCTGGGCGGCGTCGGCTTCACCCGCGAGGAGATGAACGGCGTCAACTGGTTCGCCTCCCTCGGCTGGACCCGCACCGATCCCAACGGCAAGGCCGGCATGTTCGGAGGCCTCCTCTCCGATCCCGTCTACCAGGCGGCCCTGGTCCCCGATCCCGCCGGAGGCGAGATGATCATGCCGATGGTGACCGCCACCCCTTCGAGCAACGACGAAGAGGACGGCTACTCGGTCTACGTGGGCGTCCAGGTGCCGGCGCCGCTGGGCAAGTTCGGCCTGGAATACAACTACGGCTCCAGGTACTGGACCCCCTTCACCCAGGCTCAGGACGACGTGGTCGGCAGCAAGCTGGCCACCCGCGGCCATGCAGGCGAGGCCTATTACATCTTCGACATCAATCCGAACATGTTCATCAAGGTCGGCGCAATCTACTACGACTACAAGTACACCGGCAGCGGCTCTCCCGTCGGCGCTCCGGTCAAGATCGAGGACGTCCAGGACGGCACGGCGGCTTCCATCCTGCCGGCGGTCGACGAGGTCTGGGACGGCTATGCCTCTCTGACCGTCAAGTTTTAA
- a CDS encoding cytochrome c → MKRMTGIILTLILLALCTSFALAAEGGNPKKGKYLYKKNCKSCHAAGAEGGELTPLSKTQAQWDRFFEKKGQACQGHAKISEKDVKDVQQFLFDHAADSDQPETCG, encoded by the coding sequence ATGAAACGTATGACCGGAATCATCCTCACCCTGATCCTGCTCGCACTCTGCACCAGCTTTGCCCTGGCGGCAGAAGGCGGCAATCCCAAGAAAGGAAAGTACCTGTACAAAAAAAATTGCAAGTCCTGCCACGCCGCCGGCGCCGAAGGGGGTGAATTGACTCCTCTCTCCAAGACCCAGGCCCAATGGGATCGTTTTTTCGAAAAAAAGGGCCAGGCTTGCCAGGGGCACGCAAAAATTTCCGAAAAGGACGTAAAGGATGTTCAGCAGTTTCTTTTCGATCACGCCGCCGATTCCGATCAGCCGGAAACCTGCGGTTAA
- a CDS encoding radical SAM protein, with protein MSISNNFDFFIQWHLTERCNLACRHCYQSGGNRSEPTLPEIRAVVDEFADMLEAWSKAYGVSFSPAFNLTGGEPLLRSDLDPIVELIGETGASIYILSNGTLIDRGRAQRMAALGVKGVQVSFEGPQDIHDVIRGAGSWLAARSGVENLIDGGIPVTLNVTLSRLNAGRMAEMVSLAAELGAQRLGFSRLVPVGRGLELAEAMLTPDEVRNLYAELLAVDIPGLEIVTGDPVATQMHAPSPARRGETPLGGCAAGVSGLTLLPDGTILPCRRLEIPLGNIRSDSLREVWATSEVLASLRDQSLYQDRCGACDRWSGCRGCRAIAWAWTRARGGEGCLASDPQCFIEQA; from the coding sequence ATGTCCATAAGCAACAATTTCGATTTCTTTATCCAGTGGCACCTCACCGAACGCTGCAATCTCGCCTGCCGGCACTGCTATCAGTCCGGTGGGAACCGGAGCGAACCGACCCTGCCCGAGATCAGAGCCGTCGTCGACGAATTCGCCGATATGCTGGAGGCCTGGAGCAAAGCCTACGGCGTAAGCTTTTCGCCCGCCTTTAATCTCACCGGGGGTGAACCGCTGCTGCGAAGCGATCTGGATCCGATTGTCGAACTCATCGGCGAGACGGGGGCCTCCATTTATATTCTCAGCAACGGCACTCTGATCGACAGGGGGCGGGCTCAGCGTATGGCCGCCCTCGGAGTAAAGGGAGTGCAGGTCAGCTTCGAGGGACCGCAGGACATTCACGATGTCATCCGAGGGGCGGGTAGCTGGCTTGCCGCCCGTTCCGGCGTGGAAAATCTGATCGATGGGGGCATTCCCGTCACCCTGAATGTCACCCTGTCGCGCCTCAATGCCGGCAGGATGGCGGAGATGGTTTCACTGGCGGCGGAACTCGGAGCGCAGCGGCTAGGCTTTTCCAGACTCGTCCCTGTCGGCCGGGGATTGGAACTGGCCGAGGCAATGCTGACCCCGGACGAAGTCCGAAATCTCTATGCAGAGCTTCTTGCCGTCGACATTCCCGGCCTGGAAATCGTGACCGGCGATCCTGTGGCCACACAGATGCATGCCCCTTCACCGGCGAGGAGGGGTGAGACTCCCCTGGGAGGCTGCGCCGCAGGCGTCTCCGGTCTGACTCTCCTCCCGGATGGTACCATTCTCCCCTGCCGCCGCCTGGAAATCCCCCTGGGCAACATCCGCTCCGATTCGCTGCGGGAGGTGTGGGCCACCTCCGAGGTTCTGGCCTCCCTGAGAGATCAGAGCCTGTATCAGGACCGATGCGGCGCCTGCGACCGATGGTCCGGCTGCCGCGGGTGCCGCGCCATTGCGTGGGCCTGGACTCGGGCCCGTGGAGGTGAAGGCTGCCTGGCCTCCGACCCCCAGTGTTTTATCGAACAGGCCTGA
- the ettA gene encoding energy-dependent translational throttle protein EttA, producing the protein MSNEGNKIIYTMMRVSKFYDKKPVLKDISLSYFYGAKIGVLGLNGSGKSSLLRILAGVDKEFNGQAVLSPGYTVGYLEQEPLVNVNKTVREVVEEGVQETVDLLKEFEEINTAFADPDADMEALCDRQAQVQEKLDALDAWDLDSRLEMAMDALRCPPGEAKVDVLSGGERRRVALCRLLLQKPDILLLDEPTNHLDAESVAWLEHHLQRYPGTIIAVTHDRYFLDNVAGWILELDRGEGIPWKGNYSSWLEQKQERLRREEKAEGARQKTLERELEWIRMSPKGRHAKSQARISAYEKLLAQEAEKSERELELYIPPGPRLGNVVIEADGVDKAYGDRLLVENMAFSLPPGGIVGVVGPNGAGKTTLFRMITGQEQPDGGAIRLGDTVKLAYVDQSRELNGDKSIWEEITGGQEQIELGKHLINSRAYVARFNFSGSEQQKKVGALSGGQRNRVHLAKMLKEGANVILLDEPTNDLDVNTMRALEEALENFGGCAVVISHDRWFLDRIATHILAFEGDSQVTFFEGNYSEYEEDRRKRLGAEADRPHRIKYRQLTR; encoded by the coding sequence ATGAGCAACGAAGGCAATAAGATCATTTACACCATGATGAGGGTGTCCAAGTTCTACGACAAAAAACCGGTCCTCAAGGATATCTCCCTTTCCTATTTCTACGGCGCCAAGATCGGCGTTCTCGGCCTCAACGGAAGCGGCAAGAGTTCACTGCTGCGCATTCTCGCCGGCGTGGACAAGGAGTTCAACGGCCAGGCTGTTCTCTCTCCCGGTTACACCGTCGGCTATCTGGAACAGGAGCCGCTGGTCAACGTGAACAAGACGGTTCGCGAGGTGGTCGAAGAGGGGGTGCAGGAGACGGTCGACCTGCTCAAGGAGTTCGAGGAGATCAACACCGCCTTTGCCGACCCGGATGCGGATATGGAGGCTCTTTGCGACCGGCAGGCCCAGGTGCAGGAGAAGCTCGATGCTCTCGACGCCTGGGACCTGGACAGCCGTCTGGAGATGGCGATGGACGCCCTGCGCTGCCCCCCCGGCGAAGCGAAGGTCGATGTCCTCTCCGGCGGCGAGCGACGGCGCGTGGCCCTTTGCCGGCTGCTGCTGCAGAAACCGGACATCCTGCTTCTCGACGAGCCGACCAACCATCTCGATGCCGAAAGCGTCGCCTGGCTCGAACATCACCTGCAGCGCTATCCGGGAACGATCATTGCCGTCACCCACGACCGCTACTTTCTCGACAACGTGGCCGGCTGGATCCTCGAGCTCGACCGCGGCGAAGGGATTCCCTGGAAAGGGAACTACTCCTCCTGGCTGGAGCAGAAGCAGGAGCGTCTGCGGCGGGAGGAGAAGGCCGAAGGCGCCCGGCAGAAGACTCTGGAGCGGGAACTCGAGTGGATCCGCATGAGTCCCAAGGGACGCCACGCCAAGAGCCAGGCCCGCATCAGCGCCTACGAGAAGCTCCTTGCCCAGGAGGCGGAAAAAAGCGAGCGGGAGCTGGAGCTGTACATCCCCCCCGGGCCTCGTCTGGGGAACGTGGTCATCGAGGCCGACGGCGTCGACAAGGCCTATGGCGACCGGCTGCTGGTGGAGAACATGGCTTTTTCCCTGCCTCCCGGCGGCATCGTCGGAGTCGTGGGGCCCAACGGCGCCGGCAAGACGACCCTCTTCAGGATGATCACCGGTCAGGAGCAGCCCGACGGCGGGGCGATCCGCCTCGGCGACACGGTCAAGCTCGCCTATGTCGACCAGAGCCGCGAGCTCAATGGGGACAAGAGCATCTGGGAGGAGATCACCGGCGGTCAGGAGCAGATCGAACTGGGCAAGCATCTGATCAACTCCCGCGCCTATGTGGCACGGTTCAACTTCTCCGGCAGTGAGCAGCAGAAGAAGGTTGGGGCCCTCTCCGGCGGTCAACGCAACCGGGTGCATCTGGCCAAGATGCTCAAGGAAGGGGCCAACGTCATCCTTCTCGACGAACCGACGAACGATCTCGACGTCAACACCATGCGGGCCCTGGAGGAGGCGCTGGAGAACTTCGGCGGATGCGCCGTGGTGATCAGCCACGACCGCTGGTTCCTGGACCGGATCGCCACCCATATTCTCGCTTTCGAGGGCGACAGCCAGGTGACCTTCTTCGAAGGGAACTACTCGGAGTATGAGGAGGACCGCAGGAAGCGTCTCGGCGCCGAGGCCGACCGGCCGCATCGGATCAAGTACCGGCAGCTGACGCGTTAG
- a CDS encoding ferritin — translation MLSGKLQDALNEQMKNEFFSAYLYMAMAGYFQSEDLPGMASWMRIQALEEMIHGERFFNFLCDAAGRTELRPIEGPKNAFSSPLEVFEFGLEHEKFVTSRIGQLMDLAREERNHAAEVMLNWFVTEQVEEESSFSLIIRKLKRVEGDGRGLLMVDQELGQRTFVPPAPGGA, via the coding sequence ATGCTCAGCGGGAAACTCCAGGACGCGCTTAACGAACAGATGAAAAACGAATTTTTCTCGGCCTATCTGTACATGGCCATGGCCGGCTATTTTCAGTCCGAGGATTTGCCCGGGATGGCAAGCTGGATGAGGATTCAGGCCCTCGAGGAAATGATCCACGGCGAACGATTCTTCAATTTTCTATGCGATGCCGCCGGCAGGACAGAACTGCGCCCCATAGAGGGCCCAAAAAACGCGTTCAGCTCGCCCCTTGAGGTTTTCGAGTTCGGGCTGGAGCACGAAAAATTCGTCACCAGCCGCATCGGACAGCTCATGGACCTGGCCCGGGAAGAGCGAAACCATGCGGCGGAAGTCATGCTGAACTGGTTCGTGACCGAGCAGGTTGAGGAAGAATCCAGCTTTTCACTGATCATCCGAAAACTGAAGAGGGTCGAGGGAGACGGCCGCGGGCTGCTGATGGTCGACCAGGAACTGGGGCAACGCACTTTCGTGCCTCCGGCACCGGGGGGAGCCTGA
- the yihA gene encoding ribosome biogenesis GTP-binding protein YihA/YsxC, whose product MIIHSAVFDKSATRPANYPPAELPEVAFAGRSNVGKSSLINVLVNRRGLVRTSSTPGRTQLLNFFIINDAFSLVDLPGYGFAKVPLAVKKEWGPMVRTFLESRTSLRAVVLLFDIRRVPREEDLQLLDWLEEFEIPTIPVITKADKIGRGHREKQIKPILEATGLPRDAFTLFSATTREGKDEIWERIEEGLRFGQGEGMLE is encoded by the coding sequence GTGATCATCCATTCGGCCGTATTTGACAAGAGCGCCACCCGGCCCGCCAATTATCCCCCGGCCGAACTGCCCGAAGTGGCTTTTGCCGGGCGCAGCAACGTGGGAAAGAGCTCGCTGATCAACGTGCTGGTGAACCGCAGAGGCCTGGTGCGGACATCGTCCACGCCCGGACGCACCCAGCTTCTCAACTTCTTCATTATCAACGACGCCTTTTCCCTGGTCGATCTCCCCGGCTACGGGTTCGCCAAAGTGCCCCTGGCGGTAAAAAAAGAATGGGGGCCGATGGTCCGCACCTTTCTGGAGAGCCGGACCAGTCTGCGCGCGGTGGTCCTTCTCTTCGACATCCGCCGGGTTCCCCGCGAGGAGGATCTGCAGCTGCTCGACTGGCTGGAAGAGTTCGAGATCCCCACCATCCCGGTCATCACCAAGGCGGACAAGATCGGCAGAGGTCATCGGGAGAAGCAGATCAAACCGATCCTGGAAGCTACCGGTCTGCCCCGCGACGCCTTCACGCTTTTTTCCGCCACCACGCGGGAGGGAAAGGATGAGATATGGGAGCGGATTGAGGAGGGGCTGCGGTTCGGGCAAGGTGAGGGCATGCTGGAGTAG
- a CDS encoding DNA ligase: MSSTGWGGRTGSPPISLLIITLLLSSGLMLPAVHAAAAELMLPQVYARQVPVSGWLMSEKLDGVRGTWDGRQLLSKNGRVFNPPAAFIRDLPPFPLEGELWGGRGSFEQTVAIVNTRQPHDGWLQLRFAIFDVPQAPGGFTGRLAQASDWFAAHPSPYAFVIPQIPVLDQARLQQELQRIENLGGEGLIVRKPDALYAGGRSSEILKVKNYQDAEATVVAHLPGRGRNRGRLGSLLVELDDGTQFRIGGGFSDAERESPPPVGAVVTFKFYGKYQSGIPKFPSYMRIRRDREL; encoded by the coding sequence ATGTCATCTACCGGTTGGGGAGGGCGAACGGGGTCACCGCCCATAAGTCTGCTCATCATCACTCTGCTGTTGAGCAGCGGACTGATGCTGCCGGCCGTTCATGCCGCTGCAGCGGAGCTGATGCTGCCGCAGGTTTATGCGAGGCAGGTTCCTGTTTCCGGCTGGTTGATGAGCGAAAAGCTTGACGGGGTGCGCGGTACCTGGGACGGCAGGCAATTGCTGTCCAAAAACGGCCGCGTCTTTAATCCGCCGGCTGCATTTATTCGAGATCTGCCGCCATTTCCACTGGAGGGGGAGCTCTGGGGCGGGCGAGGCAGTTTTGAGCAGACCGTTGCGATCGTCAATACGAGGCAGCCTCATGACGGCTGGCTGCAGCTCAGGTTCGCCATCTTCGATGTTCCGCAGGCCCCCGGCGGCTTTACCGGACGACTGGCCCAAGCCAGCGACTGGTTTGCAGCCCACCCATCCCCTTACGCTTTCGTCATCCCGCAGATCCCGGTCCTGGATCAGGCCCGGTTGCAACAGGAGTTGCAGAGGATCGAAAATCTCGGCGGTGAAGGGTTGATCGTTCGCAAGCCGGATGCCCTCTACGCCGGCGGGCGCAGCTCGGAGATTCTGAAGGTGAAAAACTATCAGGACGCCGAGGCGACGGTGGTGGCGCATCTGCCGGGCAGAGGGAGGAACCGGGGACGACTCGGCTCCCTTCTGGTGGAACTGGACGATGGCACTCAATTCAGGATCGGTGGTGGTTTCAGTGACGCCGAACGGGAATCGCCCCCGCCGGTCGGCGCCGTCGTGACCTTCAAGTTCTACGGGAAATACCAGTCCGGGATTCCCAAATTTCCATCCTACATGCGCATCCGGCGGGACCGTGAACTCTGA
- a CDS encoding cob(I)yrinic acid a,c-diamide adenosyltransferase: MAQGLIQVYTGNGKGKTTAAVGLAVRALGQGLRVLLVRFLKPAEPPSGEISFLEGTRGLEILTSGVGIIGSSPDREKVAASVATTFHLARSKAAGGEYDLVILDEINNVLHREYLPLAEVFGLMEERPDGVELVFTGRNAPDALLARADLVTVMAAVKHPMQTGIPARKGIDY; encoded by the coding sequence ATGGCGCAGGGGCTCATTCAGGTCTATACGGGAAACGGCAAGGGGAAGACCACCGCCGCGGTCGGCCTGGCGGTCCGCGCCCTGGGACAAGGACTGCGGGTTCTTCTTGTCCGCTTTCTCAAGCCTGCCGAGCCGCCCAGCGGTGAGATCTCTTTTCTCGAGGGCACCCGGGGGCTGGAGATCCTGACCTCCGGAGTCGGCATCATCGGGTCCTCTCCGGACCGGGAGAAGGTGGCGGCGAGCGTCGCGACGACCTTCCATCTGGCCCGATCGAAGGCTGCCGGCGGTGAGTATGACCTGGTCATCCTTGATGAAATCAACAACGTCCTGCACCGGGAGTATCTTCCCCTGGCGGAGGTTTTCGGCCTGATGGAAGAGCGTCCCGACGGCGTCGAACTGGTTTTCACCGGTCGCAATGCACCGGACGCCCTCCTGGCGCGGGCCGATCTGGTGACCGTCATGGCGGCGGTGAAGCATCCGATGCAGACGGGAATCCCCGCGCGCAAAGGAATAGATTATTAG
- the cobU gene encoding bifunctional adenosylcobinamide kinase/adenosylcobinamide-phosphate guanylyltransferase has protein sequence MAHLTYITGGARSGKSGFAQSLAERCPGELLYVATAGIHDAEMAQRVEMHRRVRGERWRTLEEPLELSERLPAATEGVGGVLLDCMTLWLTNLLFHHEESRERVLAEVERFIARLPEIEAPLFIVSNELGLGIVPENRLARLFRDLAGEVNQRLAAAADEAWLVVSGLPVKLK, from the coding sequence ATGGCGCATCTGACCTACATCACCGGCGGCGCCCGTTCGGGGAAGAGCGGCTTTGCCCAGTCTCTCGCGGAGCGGTGCCCGGGAGAGCTCCTGTACGTCGCCACCGCCGGTATCCATGACGCCGAGATGGCGCAGCGGGTGGAAATGCACCGCCGGGTCCGCGGGGAGCGCTGGCGCACCCTTGAAGAGCCCCTGGAGTTGTCCGAGCGGCTGCCGGCGGCGACGGAGGGGGTGGGTGGGGTTCTTCTCGACTGCATGACGCTGTGGCTGACCAACCTTCTCTTCCATCACGAGGAGAGCAGGGAGCGGGTGCTGGCGGAGGTGGAACGGTTCATCGCCCGACTGCCGGAGATCGAGGCGCCCCTGTTCATAGTCTCCAACGAACTCGGCTTGGGGATCGTTCCGGAAAACCGGCTGGCCCGTCTTTTTCGCGATCTCGCGGGGGAGGTCAATCAGCGCCTGGCCGCGGCTGCCGACGAGGCGTGGCTGGTTGTTTCCGGCCTGCCGGTGAAGCTCAAATAG
- the cobT gene encoding nicotinate-nucleotide--dimethylbenzimidazole phosphoribosyltransferase, giving the protein MTPIDLQSALDRIKAVNPERMAEIQARIDRQAKPKGSLGRLEEFARRYVAITGREEVGKKVVLTFAGDHGVVEEGVSAFPKEVTPQMVLNFIEGGAAINALARHAGADVIVVDMGVDYDFQPMDGLLLKKVGRGTANFTRGPAMSREDAIRCLETGIDLAVSCREAGVELVATGDMGIGNTTPSSAIAAVFTGLTAAQVTHRGTGIDDATLAHKIRVIEQGLQVNTPDPGDPVDVLAKVGGFEIGGIAGLVIGCAAMGIPVIVDGFISTAGALIASELHGHVRDYIFAAHQSVEIGHRHMLERIGQRPMLDLDMRLGEGTGGALAMGLVEASLRALREVKTFYEAGVAKGSEK; this is encoded by the coding sequence ATGACTCCCATCGATCTGCAGAGTGCACTCGACCGTATCAAAGCCGTAAATCCGGAGAGGATGGCGGAGATCCAGGCTCGCATCGACCGGCAGGCCAAGCCGAAGGGTTCGCTGGGGAGGCTGGAGGAGTTCGCGCGGCGCTATGTGGCCATAACCGGTCGCGAGGAGGTGGGGAAAAAGGTGGTCCTCACCTTTGCCGGCGATCATGGCGTGGTGGAAGAGGGAGTGAGCGCATTCCCGAAAGAGGTCACTCCCCAGATGGTTCTCAACTTCATTGAAGGAGGGGCGGCGATCAACGCTCTCGCCCGCCATGCGGGGGCCGATGTGATCGTGGTCGATATGGGGGTCGATTACGACTTCCAGCCGATGGACGGGCTGCTCCTCAAAAAGGTCGGCAGGGGAACAGCCAATTTTACCCGGGGGCCCGCCATGAGCCGCGAGGACGCCATCCGCTGCCTCGAGACCGGGATCGATCTGGCGGTCTCCTGCCGGGAGGCCGGAGTCGAACTGGTGGCCACCGGCGACATGGGGATCGGCAACACCACACCCTCCTCGGCAATCGCCGCCGTGTTCACCGGTCTTACCGCCGCCCAGGTGACCCATCGGGGGACGGGGATCGATGACGCCACGCTGGCCCACAAGATCCGGGTGATCGAGCAGGGGCTGCAGGTGAACACGCCCGATCCGGGAGATCCGGTGGACGTGCTCGCCAAGGTGGGAGGATTCGAAATCGGCGGGATTGCCGGACTGGTCATCGGCTGTGCCGCCATGGGCATCCCGGTCATCGTGGACGGCTTCATCTCCACCGCCGGGGCCCTGATCGCCTCGGAACTCCATGGCCACGTCCGCGACTACATCTTTGCCGCGCACCAGTCCGTAGAGATCGGCCACCGCCACATGCTCGAGCGAATCGGGCAGCGCCCCATGCTCGATCTGGACATGCGGCTCGGGGAAGGAACCGGCGGCGCCCTGGCCATGGGGCTTGTCGAGGCTTCATTGCGGGCTCTGCGCGAGGTGAAGACGTTCTACGAGGCGGGAGTCGCCAAGGGGAGTGAAAAATGA
- the cobS gene encoding adenosylcobinamide-GDP ribazoletransferase — protein sequence MRQEWEDFRIAGAFLTVLPVARELSMEPPRLGRSMAFFPAVGLVLGLALVVLNWVLTPLIPRAVLDCLLILILIALTGALHLDGIADLIDGLAGGKDKASVLRIMKDSRVGAMGVVGLVMVLLLKYLSLYNTPLDMKSGALIFAPAAGRWVQVVLASFCRYVRSEGGTGSAFVEHVGEREALIATGTLLLAAIVLFGMKGFFLIFLLGLAVMALIRYFEIRLGGVTGDVLGASTELIEVFTLLLVLAIY from the coding sequence ATGAGACAGGAGTGGGAAGATTTCCGTATCGCCGGCGCCTTTCTCACCGTTCTGCCGGTCGCCCGGGAACTCTCCATGGAGCCGCCGCGGCTGGGCCGGAGCATGGCTTTTTTCCCGGCGGTGGGACTGGTCCTGGGTCTCGCCCTGGTGGTTCTGAACTGGGTTCTGACCCCCCTCATTCCCCGGGCGGTTCTCGACTGCCTCCTGATTCTGATCCTCATCGCTCTCACCGGCGCCCTCCATCTGGACGGCATCGCCGATCTCATCGACGGGCTCGCCGGCGGCAAGGATAAGGCATCTGTTCTCCGCATCATGAAGGACAGCCGGGTCGGAGCCATGGGGGTGGTGGGATTGGTAATGGTCCTGCTTCTCAAATATCTTTCACTCTACAACACTCCGCTGGACATGAAGTCGGGGGCGCTCATCTTCGCACCCGCCGCCGGACGCTGGGTGCAGGTGGTGCTGGCCTCCTTCTGCCGCTATGTCAGAAGCGAGGGAGGGACCGGCAGCGCCTTCGTCGAACATGTAGGGGAGCGTGAAGCCCTCATCGCCACCGGGACGCTGCTGCTGGCCGCCATCGTGCTCTTCGGGATGAAGGGCTTTTTCCTGATTTTTCTTCTGGGATTGGCGGTCATGGCTCTGATCCGCTATTTCGAAATCCGCCTCGGCGGGGTGACGGGGGACGTGCTGGGGGCGTCCACGGAGCTGATCGAAGTGTTTACGCTGTTACTGGTGCTGGCGATCTACTGA
- the cobC gene encoding alpha-ribazole phosphatase, translated as MTRTRIYLVRHGQVAGHDEKRYNGQGDVPLTSEGHAQYGLLQLRLKSKNLKAVYSSDLSRCAEGARMLAVPHELDPVLRKELRELHIGDWEGRTWKELQAIYPEEWQARLDDIVHYRVPGGETLLEMAERVRGAIGEIVAAHPGEDVLVVGHGGVNRTILLGAIGAPLDRLFHIEQDFGCLNIIDCYPDGIAVVKLLNG; from the coding sequence ATGACCCGGACCCGGATCTACCTCGTCCGTCACGGCCAGGTGGCCGGACACGATGAAAAACGCTACAACGGCCAGGGCGATGTCCCTCTGACTTCCGAGGGCCATGCCCAGTACGGTCTGCTGCAGCTTCGCCTCAAGAGCAAGAATTTAAAGGCCGTGTACAGCAGCGACCTCTCCCGCTGTGCGGAGGGGGCCCGGATGCTGGCCGTTCCGCACGAGCTGGATCCGGTCTTGCGGAAGGAGTTGCGCGAGCTGCATATCGGCGACTGGGAGGGAAGGACCTGGAAGGAGCTCCAGGCGATCTATCCCGAGGAGTGGCAGGCCCGGCTCGACGACATCGTGCATTACCGGGTTCCCGGAGGCGAGACCCTTCTCGAGATGGCCGAACGGGTGCGCGGGGCGATAGGGGAGATCGTGGCCGCACATCCGGGGGAGGACGTCCTGGTCGTGGGACATGGCGGAGTCAACCGGACCATCCTCCTCGGGGCCATCGGCGCGCCCCTGGACAGGCTCTTTCACATCGAACAGGATTTCGGCTGCCTCAACATCATCGACTGCTACCCCGACGGCATCGCCGTGGTGAAGCTGTTGAATGGGTGA